A genomic stretch from Pirellulales bacterium includes:
- a CDS encoding SDR family oxidoreductase, which translates to MKLELEHQVSVVVGGARGIGRAIAVALAEEGATVVLVDREPAVAEVARALEDRSGRAAAGVVGDVTDYAAMQRLAAETHQRQGRIDHVFFAAGVGSGKYGFPFWNLEPADWGRVLQVNLVGAVHVAHAFAPFLIAARSGTFLFVSSIAGQIGSPTDPPYSAAKAGLINFSQCAAKDLAEYNVRVNCVCPGMIKTELNQSVWAAWRARQPDGAQGYEEWAAEKIRRNVPLNRWQEAEDVAALAVFLASARAKNITGQTMNVDGGQVMHW; encoded by the coding sequence ATGAAGCTTGAACTGGAGCATCAGGTTTCGGTAGTCGTCGGCGGCGCTCGCGGCATCGGGCGTGCCATCGCCGTTGCGTTGGCGGAGGAGGGCGCGACCGTCGTGCTCGTCGATCGCGAGCCGGCGGTGGCCGAGGTCGCCCGAGCACTCGAAGACCGCAGCGGCCGCGCGGCGGCGGGCGTGGTGGGCGATGTCACCGATTACGCGGCGATGCAACGCCTGGCTGCCGAGACGCACCAGCGCCAGGGCCGCATCGACCATGTGTTCTTTGCAGCCGGCGTCGGTTCGGGCAAGTACGGCTTTCCCTTCTGGAACCTGGAACCGGCCGACTGGGGCCGCGTCTTGCAAGTCAACCTCGTCGGTGCGGTCCACGTGGCGCATGCCTTTGCGCCGTTCCTGATCGCCGCCCGCAGCGGTACGTTTCTGTTCGTCTCGTCGATCGCCGGGCAGATCGGTTCGCCGACCGATCCGCCCTACAGTGCCGCCAAAGCGGGGTTGATCAACTTCTCGCAGTGCGCAGCCAAGGATCTGGCCGAATACAACGTGCGGGTGAACTGTGTTTGTCCCGGAATGATCAAAACGGAGTTGAACCAATCGGTGTGGGCGGCGTGGCGTGCGCGGCAGCCCGACGGCGCCCAAGGCTACGAGGAATGGGCGGCCGAAAAAATCCGCCGCAACGTGCCGCTCAACCGCTGGCAGGAGGCCGAAGACGTGGCCGCGCTGGCGGTCTTCCTGGCATCGGCGCGTGCCAAGAACATCACCGGGCAAACGATGAACGTCGACGGCGGGCAGGTCATGCACTGGTAG
- a CDS encoding nucleoside hydrolase, translating to MKATILSLLALSLAAHLTVAAKADDARSPDAVRLIFDTDICGDCDDVLALGMIHALADRGACRLLAVTVSADNELAAPFVEAINHFYGRGQVPIGIVGRGGVRAESQFLSLAERRDDGRLRYPRSETYGSELPSATRLLRKTLAGEDDASVVIVQVGFSTNLARLLDSPPDDVSPLPGEELVRRKVRLLSLMAGAFTSIGGERRYREYNITQDVASARTVAQRWPTPMVWSGFEVGIALPYPAVSIERDYGYVEHHPLAEAYILRNPPPHERPTWDLTSVLYAVYPDRGYFDLSPSGMVAVEPDGFTKFTADAAGRHRYLVAPADRRARIVEALVQLCSQPPARSER from the coding sequence GTGAAAGCCACAATCTTGAGCCTGCTTGCATTGAGTCTCGCGGCGCACCTCACGGTTGCGGCGAAAGCCGACGATGCACGATCGCCCGACGCCGTCCGGCTGATCTTCGATACCGATATTTGCGGCGATTGCGACGACGTGCTGGCGCTGGGCATGATCCACGCGCTCGCGGACCGCGGCGCCTGTCGATTGCTGGCCGTCACCGTCAGCGCCGACAACGAGCTGGCCGCGCCGTTCGTCGAAGCGATAAACCACTTTTACGGCCGCGGGCAAGTTCCGATCGGCATCGTCGGCCGAGGTGGAGTCCGCGCCGAAAGCCAGTTTCTTTCGCTTGCCGAACGGCGCGACGACGGCCGGTTGCGTTATCCGCGCAGCGAGACCTATGGTTCTGAGCTACCGTCGGCCACCCGCCTGCTCCGCAAGACGCTGGCGGGCGAAGACGACGCATCAGTCGTGATCGTGCAGGTCGGCTTCTCGACCAATCTGGCCCGGCTGCTCGACTCGCCGCCCGATGATGTTTCGCCGTTGCCAGGCGAGGAGTTGGTGCGACGCAAGGTCCGCCTGCTGTCGTTGATGGCCGGCGCCTTTACTTCGATCGGCGGCGAGCGGCGCTACCGCGAATATAACATCACTCAGGACGTGGCCAGTGCGCGGACGGTCGCCCAGCGCTGGCCGACCCCGATGGTCTGGAGCGGGTTCGAAGTCGGCATCGCCTTGCCCTATCCGGCCGTGAGCATCGAGCGCGATTACGGCTACGTCGAGCACCATCCGCTGGCCGAGGCCTACATCCTTCGCAATCCGCCGCCGCACGAGCGGCCCACCTGGGATCTGACGAGCGTACTCTACGCAGTTTATCCTGATCGCGGCTACTTCGACCTTTCGCCATCGGGCATGGTGGCCGTCGAGCCGGACGGCTTTACGAAATTCACGGCCGATGCCGCGGGGCGACATCGCTATCTCGTGGCGCCGGCCGATCGTCGCGCTCGCATTGTGGAAGCGCTCGTGCAGCTTTGCTCTCAGCCGCCGGCAAGGAGCGAGCGATGA